The following proteins are co-located in the Cryptomeria japonica unplaced genomic scaffold, Sugi_1.0 HiC_scaffold_14, whole genome shotgun sequence genome:
- the LOC131068154 gene encoding leucine-rich repeat receptor-like serine/threonine-protein kinase BAM1, whose protein sequence is MAIPSHKLFLVFMSLLLVFLFLSPRSSFSHPLLSTSCLSHESQALLRFKDALNISLTSSRVNLTSWVNGTDCCTNWTGISCDNHTNHVVSLDISYLFAEGVISESLCQLRFLTSLTIVDVFSLTSDGGPGTIKGHIYKRTIILLRKAFWCILLIEDKNKNNGGFIKHIIVYSLIVMLNPYKNYVSMDEGPDTIKRIHL, encoded by the exons ATGGCCATCCCTTCACACAAGCTGTTTTTAGTTTTCATGTCTCTTttgcttgtcttccttttcctctctccACGCTCTTCTTTTTCCCATCCATTACTCTCGACCAGCTGTCTTTCCCATGAATCCCAGGCTCTCCTTCGTTTCAAAGATGCCCTCAATATTTCACTGACTTCATCACGGGTCAATCTGACTTCGTGGGTGAATGGAACAGACTGTTGCACCAACTGGACAGGCATCTCCTGTGACAATCACACCAACCACGTTGTCTCTCTTGACATAAGCTATCTCTTTGCTGAAGGCGTGATATCTGAGAGCCTGTGCCAACTTCGTTTTCTCACATCACTCACTATAGTTGACGTATTCTCTCTTACATCAG ACGGAGGACCTGGTACTATAAAGGGGCACATCTATAAAAG GACTATAATTTTGCTAAGGAAGGCTTTTTGGTGTATTCTCCTtattgaagacaaaaacaaaaataatggTGGCTTCATCAAGCATATTATTGTATATAGTTTAATTGTTATGCTAAATCCATATAAAAATTATGTTTCCATGGATGAAGGACCCGACACTATAAAAAGGATACATCTATAA